Proteins from a single region of Ziziphus jujuba cultivar Dongzao chromosome 1, ASM3175591v1:
- the LOC107425466 gene encoding dof zinc finger protein DOF4.4 isoform X1, with product MQPEREEMNLEDRRLKPEPENQQQHQQQQQPQKCPRCESLNTKFCYYNNYSLSQPRYFCKTCRRYWTQGGTLRNVPVGGGCRKGKRAKTSTSGQNSRSQAQPEPPLPPQQPSQQVQQNMANPPAIISSGSVMTTTPAMRTIEPGALPSQYYPGSGYLSSLAAIHSLNQSQPFDQALDVGTDQLAGNNSSNMSLLQGFSVSSFGSQQQQQHQIQPSQTHFYQTAGNRDKSINESLYQSEENLIQTAAGRSTSSSSPHEWPHNFMNTSGATTASSESALWTMGNTKATANTTSAGSSFNPNQWPDLPGYGPPP from the coding sequence ATGCAACCGGAGAGAGAAGAGATGAACCTAGAGGATCGGAGACTGAAGCCGGAACCTGAGAATCAACAGCAACATCAACAGCAACAGCAGCCTCAGAAATGCCCTCGCTGTGAGTCTTTGAACACCAAGTTTTGTTATTACAATAATTACAGCCTGTCTCAGCCCCGTTACTTCTGCAAGACTTGTAGAAGGTACTGGACTCAAGGCGGGACCCTCAGGAACGTCCCTGTCGGTGGTGGTTGCCGTAAAGGAAAGCGCGCCAAAACCTCAACTTCCGGCCAAAACTCGAGGTCTCAGGCGCAGCCAGAGCCACCTCTGCCGCCGCAGCAACCATCGCAACAGGTACAACAAAATATGGCAAATCCACCGGCGATCATCTCTTCAGGTTCTGTAATGACCACTACTCCGGCTATGAGGACCATAGAGCCCGGTGCCTTGCCCTCTCAGTACTATCCTGGTTCTGGGTATTTGTCTTCTCTGGCTGCGATTCATTCTTTGAACCAATCACAGCCATTCGATCAAGCTCTCGACGTTGGGACTGATCAATTGGCAGGAAATAACTCTTCGAATATGAGCCTCTTGCAGGGTTTCAGTGTCTCTTCCTTCGGCtcgcagcagcagcagcagcatcaGATTCAACCATCTCAGACTCACTTCTATCAAACGGCAGGTAATAGAGACAAGAGCATCAACGAATCTCTGTACCAATCGGAGGAAAACTTAATTCAGACTGCTGCCGGGAGGTCTACTAGTTCTTCTTCGCCTCATGAATGGCCTCACAACTTCATGAACACTTCCGGAGCTACTACGGCCTCTTCGGAAAGCGCTTTGTGGACCATGGGCAACACAAAGGCTACTGCCAACACCACCAGCGCAGGTTCTTCTTTTAATCCAAATCAATGGCCTGATCTACCAGGATATGGCCCTCCTCCATGA
- the LOC107425466 gene encoding dof zinc finger protein DOF4.4 isoform X2 gives MPSLRYWTQGGTLRNVPVGGGCRKGKRAKTSTSGQNSRSQAQPEPPLPPQQPSQQVQQNMANPPAIISSGSVMTTTPAMRTIEPGALPSQYYPGSGYLSSLAAIHSLNQSQPFDQALDVGTDQLAGNNSSNMSLLQGFSVSSFGSQQQQQHQIQPSQTHFYQTAGNRDKSINESLYQSEENLIQTAAGRSTSSSSPHEWPHNFMNTSGATTASSESALWTMGNTKATANTTSAGSSFNPNQWPDLPGYGPPP, from the exons ATGCCCTCGCT AAGGTACTGGACTCAAGGCGGGACCCTCAGGAACGTCCCTGTCGGTGGTGGTTGCCGTAAAGGAAAGCGCGCCAAAACCTCAACTTCCGGCCAAAACTCGAGGTCTCAGGCGCAGCCAGAGCCACCTCTGCCGCCGCAGCAACCATCGCAACAGGTACAACAAAATATGGCAAATCCACCGGCGATCATCTCTTCAGGTTCTGTAATGACCACTACTCCGGCTATGAGGACCATAGAGCCCGGTGCCTTGCCCTCTCAGTACTATCCTGGTTCTGGGTATTTGTCTTCTCTGGCTGCGATTCATTCTTTGAACCAATCACAGCCATTCGATCAAGCTCTCGACGTTGGGACTGATCAATTGGCAGGAAATAACTCTTCGAATATGAGCCTCTTGCAGGGTTTCAGTGTCTCTTCCTTCGGCtcgcagcagcagcagcagcatcaGATTCAACCATCTCAGACTCACTTCTATCAAACGGCAGGTAATAGAGACAAGAGCATCAACGAATCTCTGTACCAATCGGAGGAAAACTTAATTCAGACTGCTGCCGGGAGGTCTACTAGTTCTTCTTCGCCTCATGAATGGCCTCACAACTTCATGAACACTTCCGGAGCTACTACGGCCTCTTCGGAAAGCGCTTTGTGGACCATGGGCAACACAAAGGCTACTGCCAACACCACCAGCGCAGGTTCTTCTTTTAATCCAAATCAATGGCCTGATCTACCAGGATATGGCCCTCCTCCATGA
- the LOC107425446 gene encoding uncharacterized protein LOC107425446, which produces MESKLLPFQREGVRFILQHGGCALLADEMGLGKTLKAIAVASCIHDSWPVLIMTPSSLRLQWASMIEQWLDIPPYDILVILVTCLFSRIIYRFL; this is translated from the exons ATGGAATCAAAGCTCTTGCCATTTCAGCGAGAAGGTGTTAG GTTTATATTGCAACATGGAGGGTGTGCTCTTCTTGCTGATGAGATGGGACTAGGAAAGACTTTAAAG GCTATTGCTGTAGCTTCATGCATTCATGATTCGTGGCCTGTTCTTATAATGACACCATCTTCATTGCGTTTACAATGGGCTTCT ATGATTGAACAATGGCTTGACATTCCTCCATATGatattcttgtaattctagtcaCTTGTTTATTTAGCCGGATTATTTACAGATTCTTGTAG